The following proteins are co-located in the Vigna angularis cultivar LongXiaoDou No.4 chromosome 2, ASM1680809v1, whole genome shotgun sequence genome:
- the LOC108319072 gene encoding xyloglucan endotransglucosylase/hydrolase 2 has translation MASSTGIMFYALLLGLVVATSMVAKCAANFYQDFDLTWGDHRAKIFGGGQLLSLSLDKVSGSGFRSKKEYLFGRIDMQLKLVAGNSAGTVTAYYLSSQGPTHDEIDFEFLGNVSGDPYILHTNVFTQGKGNREQQFYLWFDPTRNFHTYSIIWKPQHIIFLVDNIPIRVFKNAESAGVPFPKNQPMRIYSSLWNADDWATRGGLVKTDWSKAPFTAYYRNFKATEFSGSSNSFSDAALQSTELDAYGRRRLRWVQKYFMIYNYCNDLKRFPQGLPAECKR, from the exons ATGGCTTCTTCTACTGGTATTATGTTTTACGCCCTTCTGCTAGGGCTGGTGGTGGCTACCTCCATGGTGGCTAAATGTGCTGCTAACTTCTACCAAGACTTTGATCTCACATGGGGTGACCACCGTGCTAAGATATTCGGCGGTGGTCAGCTTCTATCTCTTTCGCTCGATAAAGTCTCTGGCTCTGGCTTCCGATCCAAGAAAGAGTACTTATTTGGGAGGATCGATATGCAGCTCAAACTCGTCGCTGGCAACTCTGCCGGCACTGTCACTGCTTACTAC TTGTCATCTCAGGGACCAACCCATGACGAGATTGATTTTGAATTCTTGGGAAACGTGAGTGGCGACCCTTATATTCTCCACACAAACGTGTTTACCCAAGGCAAAGGAAACAGAGAGCAACAGTTCTACCTCTGGTTCGACCCCACCAGAAACTTCCACACTTACTCCATCATCTGGAAGCCCCAACACATCAT CTTCTTGGTGGACAACATTCCCATAAGGGTGTTCAAGAATGCTGAGAGTGCCGGTGTTCCTTTCCCGAAGAACCAACCCATGAGAATCTATTCTAGCCTGTGGAATGCTGATGACTGGGCAACTAGAGGTGGCTTGGTGAAAACTGATTGGTCCAAGGCACCGTTTACAGCGTACTACCGCAATTTCAAAGCCACGGAGTTCTCGGGGTCTTCCAATTCATTCTCTGATGCTGCATTGCAGAGCACGGAGCTTGACGCCTATGGCAGAAGAAGACTTAGATGGGTTCAAAAGTACTTCATGATCTATAACTACTGCAACGACCTTAAGCGATTCCCACAAGGCCTTCCTGCGGAGTGCAAACGCTGA